CATGTTCATGTCAAAGCACCAGTCTTCTCATTCACAAAATTGGCTAAGGTAGATAGCCTCCTTGGACCTGAAATGAAATCAACTGGTGAAGTTATGGGGACAGATGCGACTCTTGAAAAAGCGCTCTACAAAGCCTTTGAAGCATCTTACCTCCATTTGCCAACCTTTGGTAACGTCATCTTTACTATTCATGATGATACTAAAGAAGAAGCCCTTGACTTGGCCCGTCGTTTCGATGCCATCGGTTATGGTATCTATGCGACTGAAGGAACAGCTAAGTTCTTGAATGAACACGGGGTTCACGCAACGCTTGTTAACAAATTGGGTGAAAATGATGATAATGACATTCCAGCCCTTGTTCGTACTGGTAAAGCGCAAGCTATTATCAATACGGTTGGTAACAAACGTACTTATGACGAAGACGGAGCAGCTATCCGTAGCTCAGCAATTGAAGCTGGAATTCCACTCTTCACAGCGCTTGACACAGCAGATGCTATGGTGCGTGTGCTTGAAAGCCGTAGCTTTACAACAGAAGCTATCTAATCACCAAATAAAGTCTCAGCTTTGCTGGGGCTTTTTTATTGAAGACAAAGTTTTCTTTTGAGACTTTTCTTAAGTGATGACGGACGTCAGCGACCTTCTGCGAATTTCCATGACTAAGTTTTGAGCCGAAAGTCTCAAAACTTCCGAACGCCTGAAACTAATTGTTTCAGACGTTTTTATCACTGCGAAAAGTCTCGGTATAAGCTTACTAGGTTCGCAAAATCTATTTCATATTTAAAAATAGTTTAATTATGTTCTTAGTCTCAGCCTTGCTGGGGCTCTTTTCTTACACAAATGTAAGCTAAGAAGTTAAAAATGAAAGCTAAGTCTATAGTTTTGTTTCCTATGATTCTGCTATACTAGTAGCATGATTATTACCACATCTTTACGTGAAAATGAGGCCTTGATTGTACGTGCCCAAGAATTAGCCCACGAACTCGGGGCTGCCTATCAACCTCGTCGCAAGTTATCCTTGGCAAAATGTTTAGAGCGATTTGGAGCTTTTTATCTTCTATATAAAGACAGACTGTCTTTTGTCAATGCGGATGGCAGTGAGCTGTCCTTTCATCCAGATACGGCAGTTCTTCGGATTAAGGCACCACACGATGCTCTAGTCAATCTTTTGGGTTCGTCTTCCAAGTCTATTCTCGACACGACCATGGGTCTGGCTTCCGATAGTCTAGTTATGGCGGCAGCGGGAAATAAGGTGACTGCCCTTGAGAGTCAAGAAGTGATTTTTCAGGTGGTTTCTCGTGGTTTGGCCGCATATCAGACAGATGAAAAGAAGCTTGAAAAAGCGATGCGGTCTATTAAGACAATTAAGAGCGATAGCTTATCCTTTTTGAAATCCCAGGCTGATCACTCTTTTGATATCATTTATGCTGATCCTATGTTTTCAGAGACTATCAAGGAATCGGAAAATCTACAAGCTATCAAACCTTTGGCCAATGGCAGCCGTCTGACAGAAGAATGGTTAAATGAGGCTAAGCGTGTCGCACGAGAAAAAATTATCATCAAGGCGCATTTTCGAGATACCGTTTTTGAGGAACTTGGGTTTGAACGTCAAATTCGTCCCAATCAAAAGCTGCACTATGGTGTCATGGATTTAAGCGAAGGCCATTGACATAGAAAGTTAAAAGTATTACAATTGTTTTATTTATGTGATACAAAAGAAAAGAGAGACTTATGCGAAAGAAAATCAGTCCAAAGTTATTTAAAAATAAAAAAAGAGTTTGGATCATTGGAGGATTTGGCTTCCTTGTCCTTTTGGTCCTAGGTTTTAACCTTTTTGCAGGTGGTGGCAAAGATGATAAGGCTTCCGAGTCCCCTACAGCAAGTAAGGTAACCAAGGGGCAGTTGGCCTCGTCCACCCTTCTGACTGGCATGGTGAAGGCTCAGTCGGAACAGTACGTTTATTTTGACAATACCATTGGACGCAATGCCACTGTGACAGTTTCTGTTGGTGAGGAAGTTAGCGTTGGTCAGCAACTGGTCCAATACGACAGTACCTCTGCCCAAGCAGCCTATGATACGGCTAGCCGTGCCTATAATAAGGCAGTTCGTGACCGTAATTATTTCCAACAGTATGGGACAGCTCCTGCAGCTTCGGCACAAACAAGTAGTGATTCGGATGAGGATGATTCGACGACTACCGTTAGCCCTCAACAGCGTCAGCAAACCGAGGCAAGTAATTACCAAACCTTGCAAGATTATAATGATGCTGTTGCTAACGCAGCCTCCGAGCTAGAAAAGGCACAAGACGTCCTCAATCAAACGGTCATTGTTTCAGATGTTAATGGGACAGTCGTAGAAGTTGCGGACTCTGTGGACCCTGCTTCAAAAGAGAGCCAGACCCTAGTTCATGTGACCAGTGAAGGCCAATTTGAGATTCAAGGAACCTTAACAGAATATGACATTCCAAATATTTCAGTGGGTCAGAAGGTCAAGATTACTTCCAAAGTATACCCAGATCAAACTTGGACGGGGAAAGTCAGCTACGTTTCCAATTATCCTAAGCAAAATGCCAGTCAGTCGGCGGGTACATCTAGCAATTCAGGACAGACAGGTTCCCAGTATGAATACAAGGTTCAATTGACCAGCCCTATCGGTAAGCTCAAGCAAGGTTTCAATGTATCCCTTGAAGTGACCAAAGATGATGATGCCCTGTTAGTTCCAGTAACTGCTGTGACCAAGAAAGGATCTGACAACTACGTCTGGGTTTACGATGACGAGAGTCAAAAAATCAAGCAAGTCAAGGTTAAACTTGGTAATGCAGATGCTAAGCAACAAGAAATTGCCTCAGGACTTAAAGAAGGTCAAAAGGTTATTACTAAGGCTGAAAAATCCTTTAAGGATGGCGAGACCCTGAAGGATGTGACGGATGCCGATAGCAAAAAATCAAAAGAGACTAGTGGAGAAGAGGTGAGGTCTAGTGACTAAGCCAGCACTTATGGTCTTAAAAGGCATCACCAAGTCTTTCAAAAATGGTCAGGAGTCCTTGCAGGTCCTTAAGGGGATTGACTTATCAGTTGAAGAAGGTGACTTCGTGGCAATCATGGGCCCTTCTGGTTCAGGAAAATCAACCCTCATGAATATTATCGGCCTTCTTGATCAACCGACTACAGGTTCCTATCAACTCGAGGGAGAGAATGTAGCTGAGCTCTCTGAAAACCGCTTGGCCAAGGTAAGAAATGACCAGATTGGCTTTATCTTTCAGCAGTTTTTTCTCTTGCCAAAGTTAAGTGCCCAAAAGAATGTAGAGCTTCCCCTGATTTATGCGGGGAAATCTCCACGTGAACGTAAGCAAAGGTCACAACAATTCTTGGAAAAAGTCGGCTTGTCAGACCGCAGCCATCATTTGCCGTCAGAGCTGTCTGGTGGACAGAAGCAAAGGGTGGCTATTGCGCGTGCACTGTCTAACGATCCAGCAATCATTTTGGCGGATGAACCTACGGGTGCGCTTGATACCAAGACAGGAACCCAGATTATGGATCTCTTAACCCAGCTAAATCGAGAAGGGAAGACCATTGTCATGGTTACCCATGAACCTGAGATTGCGGATTATGCCCGACGTAAGATTGTCATCCGTGATGGGGAAATCACCCAAGACACAACGGACAGCGTTCGGATAGACTAGGAGGTAAGAATGGAAAATTGGAAATTTGCTCTTAGTTCTATTCGTTCACACAAGATGCGGTCCTTCCTGACCATGTTGGGGATTATCATTGGTGTTGCTGCGGTAGTACTTATCATGGGGCTAGGAAATGGGATGCGTCAGAGTGTTACCGATAGTGTGACCGGTGATAAGGATACCGTTCAAGTCTACTATGAAGCCAAGGGTGAGGAGATAGATCCTGCCTATGCGGACTTGTCACAACCGACCAAACCGGTTAAAGAAGTTTGGTTGGAGCAAGTGGCTAGGCAGACGCCTGGTATTGATAGTTATTTTGTGACTAACAGCCTAACTTCTTCTATCTCCCTCCAAAAAAAGACTGTGAAGAATGTTAATATCACAGGTGCCAGTCAGGGCTATTTTAAAGCTAAAAAGTTAGAGATGTTGACAGGACGTTCCTTGCAAGACAATGATTATAAAAACTTTTCACGCGTCATTGTCATTGATCAGATGGTGGCTAAGAAACTATTTAAAACGAATGAGGATGCCCTTAACCAAGTGGTTACTATTGGAAACAATGATTATCGTGTGATTGGTGTTTATAAGAATAAAGACACAGCAATCGGTGCCTATGGTGAAATTGGAACAGCTCTTGTGGCCAATACCCAGTTAGCAGCTGAAAATAATACCGATGCTATTGGTCAGATTTTTTTCCATGTGACCGATGTGAAAAATAGTAGTAGCGTTGCTAAGGATGCTGCCAAACGCTTGACCCAGTTAGCCCAAGATGACAATGGAGAATATAAGGCAGCAGATATGAGTTCGGCCCTAGATCAGGTGAATACGATTTTTGGAACCATTACCACCGTTGTCGGAGCTATTGCTGGCATTTCACTCTTAGTTGGCGGAATCGGTGTTATGAACATCATGTTGGTTTCGGTAACTGAGCGGACACGAGAGATTGGTCTTCGTAAGGCTTTAGGAGCCACACGTCGTAAAATCTTGACACAGTTTCTGATTGAGTCCATGGTTTTGACCATCCTGGGAGGTTTGATTGGGCTAGGCTTTGCGGCCCTAGTTGTTGGACCAATCGGGAATGCCATGGACCTTAAAGCGACAGTCTCTCTTGGCGTAGCCATGGGAAGTATTGCCTTCTCAGCAGCCGTAGGAATTATCTTTGGTCTCCTACCGGCTAATAAAGCTTCGAAACTCGATCCTATCGAAGCTCTTAGATATGATTAGACATGACCTCTTGAAATCTTTGGATTTTGAGAGGTTTTATGCTTTTCAAAAAAGATAGAGAAAAAAATAAAAAAAATTGCATTTTTTTCTTGACGTCTGATTTAGGTCGTGATATTATAAATGAGGTTTGAAAAAACTGACCTAAGACAGTTGGGGAGTTAAACTCATAAACATCCAACCGAGGCACAAAACGTAACTATTTTTTTGTAACGTATTGTACTTTCGTGTCTAGGTTTAGGTACGATTTTTTTGTGCCTAGCCCAAAAATAAAAACGGAGGTAAAACTACTAATGAGTGAAGCTATTATTTCTAAGAAAGCTGAACAGGTTGCGATTGTCGCTGAGAAAATGAAAGCTGCAGCATCTATCGTTGTTGTTGACTCTCGTGGACTTACAGTTGACCAAGATACAGTTCTTCGTCGTAATCTTCGTGAATCAGGCGTTGAATTTAAAGTTATCAAAAACTCAATCTTGACTCGTGCAGCTGAAGAAGCAGGTCTTGAAGACCTTAAAGGACTCTTCGTTGGTCCATCTGCAGTAGCATTCTCAAACGAAGATGTTATCGCACCAGCGAAAGTTATTAGCGAATTTGCTAAAGACGCAGAAGCTCTTGAAATCAAAGGTGGTGTTGTTGACGGCGCGTTCACTTCAGTCGAAGAAATCAACGCTCTTGCATCACTTCCAAACAAAGAAGGTATGCTTTCTATGCTCCTTTCTGTACTTCAAGCGCCAGTGCGCAACGTTGCATACGCTGTCAAAGCAGTTGCAGAAAGCAAAGAAGACGGTGCTGCGTAAGCCCATCTTCACAACTCGTAGCCTAAGCTACGTTTAAAAAATTATATTAAAAAACACATTTGGAGGAAATCACAATGGCATTGAACATTGAAAACATTATTGCTGAAATTAAAGAAGCTTCAATCCTTGAATTGAACGACCTTGTAAAAGCTATCGAAGAAGAGTTTGGCGTAACTGCTGCTGCTCCTGTAGCTGCTGCTGCAGCTGGTGCTGCTGACGCTGGTGCTGCTAAAGATTCATTCGACGTTGAATTGACATCTGCAGGCGACAAAAAAGTTGGCGTTATCAAAGTTGTACGTGAAATCACAGGCGAAGGTCTTAAAGAAGCTAAAGCTATCGTTGACGGTGCACCATCAGTTCTTAAAGAAGGTGTTGCTGCAGCTGAAGCTGAAGAAATCAAAGCTAAACTTGAAGAAGCTGGAGCTTCAGTTACTCTTAAATAATAAGGTAACGGCTCAAGTCGCTTAATAAAGAAACCAGGGCATTAGCTCTGGTTTTTTCTATTGCTTTTAATATTTTCATTTGTTAGAATGTAGGTAATGTGCGTGCTTGTCACGCCCTTTTTCTGTGTCTTTTACGGCTTTAGTTGTTGTAAATAACTATAAAAATCTTAAAGGCATGGTAAATGCTAAAAAGAAAAGGAGAAATTTATGGCTTATATTTGGTCTTATCTCAGACGTTATCCTAAGTGGCTAGCAATGAATTTTACAGCGGCTATTTTGTTTGTTATTGCTAACCTGGGTCTGCCGACGGTTCTTGCCAGAATGATTGATGAGGGGATTAACCGTGGAGATGCTGACAAGCTTTATACCTATGCTTGGGTCATGTTCGGTGTGGTCTTGACTGGGATTGTTGGTCGTGTGCTCTTGTCCTATGCGGTTAGTAAGTTGACGACCACAATGGTGCAGGTCATGCGTAATGACATTTACGCTAAGCTTCAGGAGTATTCCCACCATGAGTACGAGCAGATTGGGGTATCCTCTTTGGTGACTCGTATTACATCTGATGCTTTTGTTCTCATGCAATTTGCAGAACAGATTCTAAAGATGGGTGTCATTACTCCTCTGATGATGGTTTCCAGTGTCTTCTTAATTTTGACGACAAGTCCATCTTTGGCTTGGATTGTGGCAATTTCCTTGCCTTTCCTAGCCGTAGTAGTCTGGTATGTAGCGGTAAAAACACGTCCGCTTTCTGAGAAGCAACAGGCAACACTCGACAAGATTAACCAGTATGCTCGTGAAAATCTGACTGGACTTCGTGTCATCCGAGCTTTCGCTAGAGAAGATTTTCAAGAGAAGAAGTTTGCTTCTGAAAATGCTGTCTATGCGGATAATTCAAACAAGCTCTTTAAATTAACTGGTTTGACTGAGCCACTTTTTGTGCAAATCATCATCGCCATGATTGTGGCTATTGTTTGGTTTGCCCTCGAGCCTTTAGGTTCTGGGACTTTGGCAATCGGGGATTTGGTTGCCTTTATTGAGTACAGTTTCCATGCGCTATTGTCTTTCCTTTTCCTAGCTAACCTCTTTACTATGTATCCTCGTACGGCGGTATCTAGTGAACGTCTGCAGGAGATTATGGATATGCCTATTTCTATCAATCCAAATGAAGATGGAGTGACAGAGACTGAGACTAAGGGATATTTGGAGTTTGACAATGTGACTTTTGCCTATCCTGGTGAAACTGAGAGTCCTGTCCTACACAATATTTCTTTCAAGGCTAAACCCGGTGAAACCATTGCCTTTATCGGATCTACGGGTTCAGGAAAATCATCACTTGTGCAGTTGATTCCACGCTTTTATGATGTGACACTTGGACGCATTCTTGTTGATGGTGTGGATGTTCGTGACTATAATCTGAAGGCTCTTCGTCGTAAGATTGGCTTTATTCCACAAAAAGCTCTGCTCTTTACAGGAACCATCGGTGAAAATATCCGTTATGGTAAGGAAAATGCCAGTCATGAAGAATTGAATCAAGCTACGGATGTGGCTCAAGCCAAGGAATTCATCGACAGTAAGGAAGAACGCTACGATTCTCACTTGGCTGAGGGGGGTAGCAACCTTTCTGGGGGACAGAAGCAGCGTTTGTCAATTGCTAGAGCGGTGGTTAAACGTCCTGACCTTTACATCTTTGACGATTCCTTCTCTGCCTTGGACTACAAGACTGATGCGACCTTGCGCCGTCGTCTGAAAGAAGTGACCCAGGATGCGACAGTCTTGATTGTTGCTCAACGTGTGGGTACTATCATGGATGCAGACCAGATTATCGTTCTTGATAAGGGTGAAATCGTGGGTCGTGGTCGCCACGAAGAGCTTATGGAAACCAATGAGATTTACCGTGAAATTGCTAATTCACAATTGAATCAAAAGAGTCTTACAGAAGACTAGAAGGAGGTCAAAATGAAGAATAATAAAAAGAAAACAAGTCATTCCTCAAGTTTTGGCCGCCTTTGGTCCTACTTGCAGGCTTATCGTTTCCCACTTTACCTAGCCATTTTCCTGAAAATTGTTAGTGTTATCATGAGTGTCCTTGAACCCGTAGTTATTGGTTTAGCTATTACCGAGTTGACTAAAAATACGCTGGCCATCATGAAGGGTGTGGAAGGTGCTCGTATCAACGTCTCCTATGTTGGTTGGGTTCTAGTTGTTTATCTCTTGCGTGGTCTTATTTATGAGTTGGCCGCCTACTATTCCAACTATTTCATGACCAATGCTGTGCAAGCAACGGTTCAAGATATGCGTAATGAGATGACTGAGAAAATCAATCGTACTTCAGTGTCATACTTTGATAAGCACCAGTTTGGGGACCTCTTGGGACGCTTTACCAGTGACGTCGAGACAGTATCTAATGCCTTGCAGCAGTCATTCTTACAGGTTGTTAATGCCGTCTTTACTCTAGCCTTGGTTATTGGAACAGTGCTTTACCTTAATCTTCAATTGGGAGCTATAGTTGTCATCACTATTCCGATTACATTCTTTGGTGCCCGCTATATCATGAGTAAGTCTCAGCCCTACTTCAAACAACAGGCTGATGCCCTGGGTACTCTTAATGGTTTTGTTCAGGAAAATCTGACTGGTTTCAATGTGCTTAAGCTATTTGGTCGTGAGGATAGATCCTTGGACGACTTTAAAGAAATTACGGAAGACCTTCAGAAAGTAGGCTTTAAGGCTAATTTCATTTCAGGACTTATGATGCCGGTTCTTAACGGTTTATCTGACTTGACCTATCTCATTGTTGCTGTTCTAGGTGGTTTGCAAGTCTTGGCTGGTCGCTTGACGATTGGTAATATGCAGGCCTTTGTTCAGTATGTTTGGCAGATTAACCAACCTATTCAGAACTTGACTCAGTTGGCTGGACAATTGCAAAGTGCTAAATCTTCTTTAGACCGTATTTTCCAACTGATGGATGAACCAGACGAGCCTAATGATGCTACTGAAGTGCTTGCCGGAGATTTGACTGGCCAAGTTAGCTTTAAGCATGTGGACTTCCAGTATGTGGCTGATAAACCTTTGATTCGTGACTTTAATCTTGAGGTTAATCCTGGCGAAATGGTGGCCATTGTCGGTCCTACCGGTGCCGGAAAATCAACGATTATCAATCTTCTCATGCGTTTCTATGATGTGACTGCTGGTTCTATTTCAGTTGATGGTCACGATATCCGTAACCTGTCTCGTCAGGATTATCGTAAACAGTTTGGTATGGTGCTTCAGGACGCTTGGCTCTTTGAAGGAACTATCAAAGAAAATCTTCGCTTTGGTAATCTTGAGGCGACTGACGAGGAAATTGTTGAAGCTGCTAAGGCAGCCAATGTGGATCACTTTATCCGTACTCTACCTGGTGGTTACAACATGGAAATGAACCAGGAATCAAGTAACATCTCACTAGGACAAAAGCAACTTTTGACCATTGCACGTGCGCTTTTGGCTGATCCTAAAATCTTGATTTTGGATGAAGCAACCTCATCGGTTGATACCCGTCTGGAACTCTTGATTCAAAAAGCTATGAAGGCCCTCATGCAAGGTCGAACAAGCTTTGTCATTGCCCACCGTCTGTCAACTATCCAAGAAGCAGACAAAATTTTGGTCCTTAAAGATGGTCAAATCATCGAACAAGGGAACCATGAATCCCTCCTTGCAGATAAAGGCTTCTATTACGACTTGTATAATAGCCAGTTTGCGGAGAAATAAACAGAAAATCCATCAGTTCATAACTGGTGGATTTTTTCTGAATGTGGAGATTAATAAAAAGACTTCTCCTTATAGGGAAAAGTCTCAAAATCAATATTTATTTCTCAGCACGTCGTGTGACGAACATGGCATCTCCGAAACTGAAGAAGCGGTAGCGTTCTTGGACGGCGTGTTTATAGGCATCAAGGACGAATTCACGGCCAGCAAAGGCTGAAACCAACATTACCAAGGTTGATTTTGGAAGATGGAAGTTGGTTGAAAAGGCATCTACGACTGTGAATTGGTAACCTGGTTTGATAAAGATATTGGTCCAGCCGGAGTCAGCTTGAAGTTGACCATCGTATTTATTGCCGATTGTTTCCAGTGTTCGGATAGAGGTTGTTCCAACTGCAATGATGCGTCCTCCAGCGGCTTTGACACTATTGAGTGTATCGGCAGCGTCTTGGTTGAGGGTGTAAAATTCTGAGTGCATCTCATGTTCGTCGACATTATCGACAGAAACAGGTCGGAAGGTTCCCAGTCCAACGTGAAGGGTGAGGTAGACCAATTTTACGCCTTTAGCTTCAATCTTTTGAAGTAACTCAGGAGTGAAATGGAGGCCAGCTGTTGGAGCAGCGGCAGAGCCATTTTCCTTGGCATAGACTGTTTGGTAACGGTCGCGGTCTTCCAATTTTTCATGGATATAAGGTGGCAATGGCATCTCACCCAAGCTTTCCAAAACCTCAAGGAAGATACCGTCGTAGTTAAATTCTACGATTCGTCCACCGTGATCTAGTTCCTCAGTGACAGTAGCAGTCAAACGGCCATCACCAAAACTGACTTTAGCACCTACTTTAAGGCGTTTGGCTGGTTTGGCTAAAACTTCCCATTGATCCCCTTGGGTATTTTTTAAAAGGAGAAATTCCACATGGCCGTGGGTATCAGGCTTTTCACCGTAGAGACGGGCAGGAAGTACGCGCGTATTGTTCATGACCAAGGCATCGCCAGGGTTAAGCTGGTCAATGATGTGGTCGAAGTGGGTATCAGTCATTTCCTTGGTTACAGGATTAATGACCAAGAGTTTAGAGGCATCACGTTGTTCCAATGGGGTTTGGGCAATCAATTCCTCTGGTAGTTCAAAATCAAAATCGTTTGTATTCATTTCTTTCCTCGTTTAAAAATTTTCAGCCTTTTTATTATAGCACGATATAGGATGACAGTCATTAAAGGAGTTGAGTGAAAGCGCTTGACAAAAGTGTTAAAAAAAGAGATAATAAAGAAAATGGTATATACCAATATCGAGGTGAATAGAATGAAAAAGATTTTAGTTAAGAATCAAGTTGAGGGAGGCCAAGTTGCCTTTGATCTTCTTAAAGAGAGCCTTGTAGCAGGTGCTCAAACATTGGGCTTGGCGACAGGTAGTTCCCCTATCGCCCTTTACCAAGAGATGGTTGAAAGTGACGTGGATTTTTCGAAACTTTACAGCGTCAATTTGGATGAGTACGTCGGACTAGCACCAGACCATGAGCAGAGCTATCATGCCTTTATGAAGGCTCAACTCTTTGATGCCAAGCCATTTAAGGAGAGCTTCTTGCCTGACGGCATGGCTGAGGACTTGGAGCAGGCTGCTAAGGATTACGATGACGTCTTGGCACACCATGCTATTGACCTGCAAATCCTAGGAATCGGAAGTAATGGGCATATTGGTTTTAATGAGCCAGGTACGCCTTTTGATAGTCAAACTCATGTGGTCGACTTGACTGATAGCACCATTGAAGCCAATAGTCGTTTCTTTGCCAGTCGTGACCAAGTCCCTACAAAGGCTATTTCAATGGGGATTGCTTCTATTATGGCTGCTAAGAAGATTATCTTGTTTGCCTATGGTGACAAGAAGGCAGATGCCATTTTCAAGATGGTCAAGGGTCCTGTGACAGAGGAAGTCCCAGCCAGTGTCTTGCAAAATCATCCAGATGTGACTCTTATCTTAGATGAGGCAGCCGCTGCGAAATTGTAATACTATCTTTTGAAAAACAATCTTACGAAACTCAGGTTGAGCCATTTGGCGCTCAGCCTTTTTCTTTTGTGAAAAGTCACTTCCAAGCAAATCAATTGCTTAGCTCTCTTTGATAGCGCTATAATAGTTAAGTTGACTTTGACTATCAAACAACAGATATAGATATTTCATAAAGAAAGAGGACATACAATGGCAAAACCTATTCGAGTATTGCTTTATTATAAATACCTTCCCATCGAAAACGCTGAGCAATTTGCGGCAGACCACTTGGCTTTCTGTAAGTCAATCGGTCTGAAAGGACGTATCTTGGTCGCTGATGAGGGAATCAATGGAACGGTTTCTGGTGACTATGAAACCACTCAAAAATACATGGACTACGTTCACAGCCTTCCAGGGATGGAGGACCTTTGGTTCAAGATTGATGAGGAAGAAGAGCAAGCCTTCAAGAAGATGTTTGTGCGTTACAAGAAGGAAATCGTTCACCTTGGTTTAGAGGATGATAACTTTGACAGCGACATCAATCCACTTGAAACAACAGGTGCTTACTTGTCACCAAAAGAGTTTAAAGACGCCCTTTTAGATGAGGACACTGTTGTCCTCGATACACGTAACGACTATGAGTATGACCTTGGTCACTTCCGTGGGGCTATTCGTCCAGACATCCGCAACTTCCGTGAATTGCCACAGTGGGTCCGCGACCATAAAGAAGAGTTCATGGACAAGCGCGTGGTTGTGTACTGTACTGGTGGTGTCCGCTGTGAGAAATTCTCAGGTTGGATGGTGCGTGAAGGCTACAAAGATGTCGGTCAATTGCATGGTGGTATCGCGACTTACGGTAAAGATCCAGAGGTTCAAGGGGAGCTTTGGGATGGTAAGATGTATGTCTTTGACGAGCGTATTGCCGTTGACATCAACCATGTAGATCCTGTCGTTGTCGGTAAGGATTGGTTCGATGGGACGCCTTGTGAACGCTATGTTAACTGCGGTAACCCATTCTGTAACCGTCGTATGCTTGCTTCGGAGGAAAATGAAGACAAGTACCTTCGTGGCTGCTCACACGAATGCCGTGTTCACCCACGTAACCGTTATGTCTCTGAAAATGGTTTGAGCCAAGAAGAAGTTGTCGCACGCCTTGCGGCTATTGGTGAAAGCTTGGATGTAACACCTGCCTAAGTTTAAATAGTGAAGAAGTTGAGAGGAATCTCGGCTTTTTTTTGCAATTTATTTCTAAAATAATGACAGATATATATTGCAATTAGAAATATATAGTGTGTAATTAAGATGAAAACAGATGGTGAACCTAATCAATGTCGACGATAATATCAGATAAGATGAAAAGGAGAGGGCATGTGGCAAAGAATTTACGCTTAAAAGCAGCTCGAGCAGAGCATGATATGACCCAGGGTGACTTGGCAGAAGCGGTAGGTGCAACAAGACAAACCATAGGCTTGATTGAAGCTGGAAAGTACAATCCCAGCCTAGGTTTATGCATTGCCATTTGTAAAACACTGGACAGGACTTTGGATCAACTGTTTTGGGAGATTTAGGAAGGAAGTAAAGATGATGAAATTTAAGCTTGTTAATAATAAAGTTACAGATGAACGCGAAGAAGCTCTAAATAATAAGGTTGCAGCCGAATGTTATTACATAATGATTGCAGGGACGCTTGTATGCATGGTCTATG
Above is a window of Streptococcus salivarius DNA encoding:
- the queA gene encoding tRNA preQ1(34) S-adenosylmethionine ribosyltransferase-isomerase QueA, producing the protein MNTNDFDFELPEELIAQTPLEQRDASKLLVINPVTKEMTDTHFDHIIDQLNPGDALVMNNTRVLPARLYGEKPDTHGHVEFLLLKNTQGDQWEVLAKPAKRLKVGAKVSFGDGRLTATVTEELDHGGRIVEFNYDGIFLEVLESLGEMPLPPYIHEKLEDRDRYQTVYAKENGSAAAPTAGLHFTPELLQKIEAKGVKLVYLTLHVGLGTFRPVSVDNVDEHEMHSEFYTLNQDAADTLNSVKAAGGRIIAVGTTSIRTLETIGNKYDGQLQADSGWTNIFIKPGYQFTVVDAFSTNFHLPKSTLVMLVSAFAGREFVLDAYKHAVQERYRFFSFGDAMFVTRRAEK
- a CDS encoding ABC transporter ATP-binding protein, encoding MKNNKKKTSHSSSFGRLWSYLQAYRFPLYLAIFLKIVSVIMSVLEPVVIGLAITELTKNTLAIMKGVEGARINVSYVGWVLVVYLLRGLIYELAAYYSNYFMTNAVQATVQDMRNEMTEKINRTSVSYFDKHQFGDLLGRFTSDVETVSNALQQSFLQVVNAVFTLALVIGTVLYLNLQLGAIVVITIPITFFGARYIMSKSQPYFKQQADALGTLNGFVQENLTGFNVLKLFGREDRSLDDFKEITEDLQKVGFKANFISGLMMPVLNGLSDLTYLIVAVLGGLQVLAGRLTIGNMQAFVQYVWQINQPIQNLTQLAGQLQSAKSSLDRIFQLMDEPDEPNDATEVLAGDLTGQVSFKHVDFQYVADKPLIRDFNLEVNPGEMVAIVGPTGAGKSTIINLLMRFYDVTAGSISVDGHDIRNLSRQDYRKQFGMVLQDAWLFEGTIKENLRFGNLEATDEEIVEAAKAANVDHFIRTLPGGYNMEMNQESSNISLGQKQLLTIARALLADPKILILDEATSSVDTRLELLIQKAMKALMQGRTSFVIAHRLSTIQEADKILVLKDGQIIEQGNHESLLADKGFYYDLYNSQFAEK
- the trhO gene encoding oxygen-dependent tRNA uridine(34) hydroxylase TrhO; the protein is MAKPIRVLLYYKYLPIENAEQFAADHLAFCKSIGLKGRILVADEGINGTVSGDYETTQKYMDYVHSLPGMEDLWFKIDEEEEQAFKKMFVRYKKEIVHLGLEDDNFDSDINPLETTGAYLSPKEFKDALLDEDTVVLDTRNDYEYDLGHFRGAIRPDIRNFRELPQWVRDHKEEFMDKRVVVYCTGGVRCEKFSGWMVREGYKDVGQLHGGIATYGKDPEVQGELWDGKMYVFDERIAVDINHVDPVVVGKDWFDGTPCERYVNCGNPFCNRRMLASEENEDKYLRGCSHECRVHPRNRYVSENGLSQEEVVARLAAIGESLDVTPA
- a CDS encoding glucosamine-6-phosphate deaminase gives rise to the protein MKKILVKNQVEGGQVAFDLLKESLVAGAQTLGLATGSSPIALYQEMVESDVDFSKLYSVNLDEYVGLAPDHEQSYHAFMKAQLFDAKPFKESFLPDGMAEDLEQAAKDYDDVLAHHAIDLQILGIGSNGHIGFNEPGTPFDSQTHVVDLTDSTIEANSRFFASRDQVPTKAISMGIASIMAAKKIILFAYGDKKADAIFKMVKGPVTEEVPASVLQNHPDVTLILDEAAAAKL
- a CDS encoding helix-turn-helix transcriptional regulator, whose translation is MAKNLRLKAARAEHDMTQGDLAEAVGATRQTIGLIEAGKYNPSLGLCIAICKTLDRTLDQLFWEI